From Bdellovibrio sp. KM01:
CATTTGGCGCCTTCGGCGGATCTCTTAAAGATGTTTCAGGTACAGACCTGGGCGTAGCAGCAGCTAAAGCCACACTTGAAGCCGCAAAAGTATCTCCTGAAAAAATTGATCACGTGGTATTTGGCAATGTTGTCCAATCGGGCGCAGACGCCGCATATCTTCCTCGTCACATCGGTTTGAAATCAGGAGTTCCAATTAATGTTGGAGCACTGGGTGTGAATCGTCTGTGCGGCAGCGGTTTTCAATCTTGGGTAAATGCGGTTCAAATGATTCAAACGGGTGAAGCCACGGCAGTTCTTGCGGGTGGTGTTGAACAGATGTCGCAAATTCCTTACGTTGCCAGAAAAGTTCGTTTCGATGGAATGCGCATGGGGAACTTCGAACTTGAAGATATGATGACCTCTGCATTGACGGATGCCTACGCGGGAACACCGATGGCGATCACTGCAGAAAATCTGGCAGTGAAGTATTCTATCACTCGCGAAATGGTAGATAAATATTCAATACAATCTCAAACTCGCTACAAAGCCGCTTTTGATAAAGGTTACTTTGCAGAGGAGATCGCTCCGGTCACAGTGGAAACTCGCAAAGGTTCTGTTGTTATTGAAAAAGACGAACATCC
This genomic window contains:
- a CDS encoding acetyl-CoA C-acetyltransferase, whose protein sequence is MEKIVFISGKRTPFGAFGGSLKDVSGTDLGVAAAKATLEAAKVSPEKIDHVVFGNVVQSGADAAYLPRHIGLKSGVPINVGALGVNRLCGSGFQSWVNAVQMIQTGEATAVLAGGVEQMSQIPYVARKVRFDGMRMGNFELEDMMTSALTDAYAGTPMAITAENLAVKYSITREMVDKYSIQSQTRYKAAFDKGYFAEEIAPVTVETRKGSVVIEKDEHPKPDSTLEKIAAMKPIFKKDGVVTAAGASGIVDGAACSLLMGESKAKELGLKPLARIVSYASVGCEPSIMGIGPAGAARMALQRAGLTLEQMDLVEVNEAFAAQYLAVEKELKLDPAKTNVNGGAIAVGHPLGASGTRIMNHLVYELHRRNAKYALGSACIGGGQGIAIIIEKI